The Halomonas sp. KG2 genome segment TGGGCGAAACGTTACGGGCGTCGAACTGGGGGCTAAATGGTTATGAACGCCAAACCACACCTAAACTTGCCCTGCAGCCTGACGTTATCAATTTTTCAGATGTTTCCTCATGCGGTACAAGCACAGCAGTCTCATTACCCTGCATGTTTTCATTACCAGGACGCGCCGATTACGCTAAATCTTATGCTCAGCAACATGAATCCTTGCTGGATGTATTGGCCCACGCTGGTTTAGAGGTCACCTGGCTTGATAACCAGTCAGGCTGTAAAGGCGTCTGCGAGGGAGTGACGACAAAAGCGCTTGCGCCAGAGGACTATGCATCTTTGTGCCAAGATGGGCGATGCTTGGATGAGGCGCTGGTTCAAGCTTTAACCACGCAAATTAGTGGTACCTCAACTGATCAGGTGGTCGTGTTGCACCAGTTAGGCAACCATGGCCCCAGCTATTACCAACGCTACCCTGATGACTACGAACGTTTTGTTCCCGCTTGTACTACCGCTGATTTAGCCAAGTGTTCAAGAGATGCCATTACCAACAGCTACGACAATGCCATTCTATATACCGACACTGTGTTGGATCAGGTGATTGAGACGCTAAAACATCAGGATGAATACGCAACAGCGATGGTCTATCTCTCTGATCATGGTGAATCACTGGGCGAAAAAGGGCTTTATTTGCACGGTATTCCCTACGCCATTGCCCCCGACGAACAGACGCATGTGCCTATGGTTTGGTGGCTGTCCAGCTCATTTTCACAGCAGCAAGGGCTTGATACGGGCTGCCTACGACAAATCTCTGATCAAGCCGCCTCGCACGATAACTTATTTCACAGCGTACTGGGTTTGCTTGACATAACAACGGACGTTTATCAGCAGGCAGAAGATATTAGCCAACTGTGCCAGAGCCGTGTCAATTAATGAATGTTTAAGTGATCGTTAAGTATTACATGGCAAGCTGTTTTTCACTCTGCTCAACTATTCTGGTGTGTGCACATGGCTTTATTGCATCTATTGGACTCTAACCAAGGTTTTTGGAGACCATTTCTACCTAAGAAAATAGCAACAGGGGAGGTCTTGGTAGGTGGTGTCAATACATCTATTAATTCTGCTAAATGGCTTTCCTTTAGAGTCAGTGTTGTTTTAATTGCTTTGCTAGCGACTCTGCTGTGGTTAATGGGAATAGAAAAAATCGAGATCATTATTGCCATATTCAGTATAACGTCGAATGGTATGTCACAGTTACTTGAACGCTATGGTTCTTTCAATGTATTGAAAATGGTTGAAAATAACTTGATAGATGCTTTAGACGCATTAGGAGCTGCTGGGGTTGGAACATTAATAATTTTATATTTATTGGGTTAGCGCGATTAATATGTGTGATGATGCCAAAAAATACCGCATCAACCCCTTCGATTTAACCCAGGTCTGGTCCTATAAAGATTACCCATTAATCGACGTTGGTAAGCTGACGCTCGACCGCAATCCCATGGTGGCGTTTTACGCCTAGCGTGCCTAAGCCGCTAGGCGTCGTCTAAACATGCAGTCCGCAACCGAGCTAGGTCGCGGGTTGTAGTGCTTCCTGGGTCTCTGTTTCGGGTTCGCGAACCAAGCTAAGCGCCTCATCGAAAAGGCGCAGGCCCGCGTCCTCTTTATGCGCGTGCTCAGACAGGTGACGACGGAAGCGTCTGCCACCGGGACAGCCCTGAAATAACCCCAGCAAATGGCGGGTAATATGATTCAGCTTGGCCCCTTCATCTAACCGCTGCTGAATATACGGGCGAAATGCGTTAGCCGCTTCCAAGCGCGTGCGCGCAGGCCCCGCTTCACCAAACAGCTGCTCATCGACCCCGGCGAGTAGCCACGGGTTCTGATACGCCTCGCGACCCACCATCACACTGTCTACGTGCTCAAGCTGTGCTTTGCACTCGGCAAGGGTTTTGATCCCCCCATTAATACCGATATGCAGCTCTGGATGGCTCTGTTTCAGACGGTGTACGCGGGGATAGTTTAGCGGCGGTACATCACGGTTCTGCTTAGGCGACAAACCCTGTAGCCACGCCTTGCGTGCGTGAACGGTAAAGACGTTGCAACCAGCATTCGCTACGATCTCAATAAACCGCGCCAAGTCAGCATCTTCATCCTGATCGTCAATCCCGATACGGCACTTCACCGTGACCGGAATCGACACTGCCGCCTGCATAGCTTCCACTGCCGCCGCCACTTTTTCAGGGTAGCCCATCAAGCAAGCACCAATCATATTGTTCTGCACCCGGTCGCTGGGGCAGCCGACATTCAGATTGACCTCGTCGTACCCCCACGCCTCGGCAATGGCCGCGCACTCGGCCAGCTCTCCCGCATCGCTGCCACCCAGCTGCAACGCAATCGGATGCTCTACATCGCTATAGCCCAAAAAGCGTTCACGGGGCGTTCCATGCAAAATGGCACCGGTGGTCACCATCTCGGTATACAGCAATGTCCGCTTGGTTAACCTGCGTGCAAATGCGCGGTAATCGCGGGTTGTCCAATCCATCATGGGTGCCACAGAAAACAGACGGGCAGCGTCTGCTGGGCTTGCTTTAGTCATATCAATCACTTGCATCATTCGATGCGGTATAAGCCAGTCGTGGTTGCTTAACAGCGGGGGAGTCGTTGGCGAGCGATTGTACGCAAAAAGCGGGTTTGAGTACAAAGCAAGTGCATGGATAACCCAAGTTGACCAAGGTGTTCTTAGGATGATGCCCAAGGGCACTAGAAACCGCAGGTGTTGCACTTATTAGCTGAATTCAGAATTACAGCTATTGAGACCCGACAAGGGGTCGCTTTGAAGGTTTGGGGGCATAGTTCAGACCATGCATTGACGATAGAAGCGGTGAAGAGCTGTTTTGTCGCTAATTAGCGCCTTTTTTACGGCCTTTGAGTTTAGCGGGCTTCTTGCAAGGCAGGTCGTAATGCATTGGGCCTGGGGCGTCTAAGACTTCTCTTGATATGGTAGGCCACCATTCTATTAGGCGCACAGCGGTTTCCCACGCTTTGACCCTTTTCCAGTCGTTACCCAGGTTGATCGTGGTAATTCCACAGTTCTCAAAGGCCAGCCTTTCTGGGTCACCTTTTTTGAAGCGATCTTTGGAGATAATCACCCAGCTTTTGTCGGATTGCTTGAGCTGTTCTAGCCATGCTTCATCCGGCATGCCAGGGCCGCCGTTGACGTCTCGGGCATGCATGACGGTGTGATTCTCACTGCAGAGTTTTGCTAGATGGTTGAGTGCGTTGGCAATGTGAGGGCTGATATTTTCGTCAATGAAGAAGTGCACCCGATAAAATCCTTTCTTCGAATTTAACGGCGCGCTCAACTTCCTCTTGCGTCACATCATACGCACGGGCTGCATCTTCTGCGCTGCCTTCTACTTCGGCTGCTTGGGCCAGTGTGCTGGTGGGCATGTGGCTAGGCAGCACGATGGGCTTGCCGAAGGCAAAGCGTGGGTCGATCACGATGCTGGGGTCTTCGGGATCCGGATGCCAGCGCACAGGATCTCCCTCTGCATTGAATTCGATGCCTGCCCTTAGTGAAGGCACTATCACATCTTCAAATGCGTTTTGGCGCTTAACCAGGTCAATCACTGCTGTTTCGCCGTTTTCTTCCAGTGCCTTCAGGAATACCTTTTGGCCATCGGTACACAGCTGGGGATTGATGAGTGGGTAATCCCGCTGCAGTAACTCGCTGAGCTCATGCAATGCTTCACGGATGACCGATAAGCTCACATTGTGGCTACGGAATTTAGCCACGGCACGGAGTTCCAGCAAGTCTTTAAAGCTGAGGGTGTCTTCTGCGCCTAACGCTTGGGGTTCGGGTTCCCAGAGTGGCCCCTTGGTCGACCGCGCAGGCATGAGCCAGCGGCGAATCTTATCCGCTTCTACGCCAATCAAGCGCTCTGCTTGCTTGGGGCTGTAAAGCCCGATGTTAGTGAATGCGGTCATGATCTACCCCCCAGCGTAGCGCTAGGTGTGAAATATAGCGGCTTGAATGTGGTGTCTTTTGGAGTGTTTTACTCTGTTGTACATGGCTATAGTCTGACACTTTAAGTGAACAGCGCAAGGGGTATCCGCCGTACAAGGTGTCATGCTGGTGGTTATTTCGGTTGAAGCCAGTAGGCAACAGGGTAACGTTGATCTTGTGATTTTTACCTAGATTCGGGGTGAGGTCGATATCGATCACGGCCTCAGGCAAATTCGCGACAAAATGGCAGAGAGTTTTAGTTTGCCGTGCTATTCACGTTTAGTTTTCGTATAACTCCTTTGAGCCCTGCAGCACTTTGCTTCTTTGTGCGGTCTTATTCAATGTGATGAGGGCTAGGCAGTGGTAAGCTGATATTTCGTTGTTGAGGAGTCTCTATGCATAAGACACTAGGTGGTATCCGTTTAGTGTTGGTGAGCGTGCTGCTGGCTGGTTGTGGCGGTCAGGAGGAGGATTTGCCCCCAGAGTCGCCTGAGTCAGTCGTTGAAATGCCTAGCCCACAACAAAGCGCCGAGCCACAGGAAGTGGTTGAACCTCTCGTTGTAGCCATTTCGGCTAGCGCCTCTCTGCGCTCTGATCGTCGTTTAATGGTAGAAGGCGAAACCAACTTACCGGACGGCGCTCTTATTCAGGTAACTATTGAGCGTGAGATAAGCCGAGTGCGTTGGCAGGAACGTACCAGTGTTTTACAAGGGCGGTTTAATGCTGGCCCCTTTGGTTCTGGCAGTGGCTTACCGGATGGGCGATATATTGTGCAGGTTCAGCTTTCAGAAGCAGCCGTGCAGCCAGAAGCGGTTCAGGCACGCATTGGCAGTGAAGGGGAGCATTTAGCTGGCGAGCTGGTTAGTCAAACTCGCCATGGATTAGGGCAGGTTGCCACCTACTCGCGCAGTTTCTTAGTGGGCAGTGAACCAAGACGTACGCGCGACCAGGTGGACGTAGTTGAAGAAATGTAGGACGTGGGGGGGATAAAGATGCTTTAGGCAGGAGACCAGTGTGCTAGCAGTACCGCATGTATGGTGGTGTCACTGGGCGCTTTAGCAAAATGCTCAATAACATAACCTTGTTCTTGCTGGATCAGATAATGACCAGCTTTGTGAAACACATGGGTAGGGCCTAATAGCACTAAGTCGCCTGCTGACACCGGTGAGAAATCCGTTTCTTGGCCGGGGGTTGCCATGATGCAGGGAGCTTTCCAGTCAATCTTTAGCGGCAGATAATGCGGCACCGTCATCATAGTTGCCTGAACCTGTTCCCAGGGGAGGGGGCCAGTATGTGTCAGGGTCAACAGAGGGGCGGCGCTGTCACCTTCTAGTAGGGTTGCCAAAGAGCAATCAAGGGCATCGGCGAGCGCAACAAGGCGTTCGTGGCCGATTTGTTTGATAGCACCGGATTCCCAGTAAGAAATGGTGACATCTGATACGCCTACTTTACGTGCGAGGGCAGCTTTGTTGAGCTTGGCCCGAAGCCGCAGTTGCTTTATACGTGAGCCTAGCGATTCCATTTCATTTTCCTATCGTTGAGCTAAACAAGCTCGTTGAGTGACTTCCACCCTATTCGGCGGCGCTCTGTGCATACTAGAAATTGCGAGGCGTTCTCAAGTATGAACACGAATCATAGGGCTGCGCCATACTAAGCGATTGTGCTTTAACGCGCATCTTCCTATTAGTGAGCCTCCAACTTCTGATCAGACGCTTTTAAGTCAAACTCGTTCCCTGCAAGGTACTGCTGGTTGCCTTAAGGGTGCGTATAATGCCGAGACGCTTTATTGCCAAAAGGACATTTTGATGACCGTTCGTACTCGTATCGCGCCTTCTCCAACGGGTGATCCGCATGTAGGTACTGCTTATATTGCGCTGTTTAATCTCTGTTTTGCGCGCCAGCATGGTGGCCAGTTCATTCTGCGCATTGAAGACACCGATCGGGTTCGGTCTACCGCTGAATCAGAACAGATGATTTTAGATTCATTACGTTGGCTGGGGCTGGAGTGGGATGAGGGCCCTGATGTGGGCGGCCCTCACGGCCCGTATCGGCAAAGCGAGCGTGGTGATATCTACGCCCAGTACGCCCAGCAGCTTATGGATGCAGGGCATGCCTTTAAGTGTTACCGCACCAGTGAAGAGTTGGATGAACTGCGGGAAGCTCGCAAAGCGGCGGGTATGCACTTGGCTTTGAAACCCGTTGACTTAGCGTTAGCTGCGGATGAGCAGGCTCGTCGTGAGC includes the following:
- a CDS encoding helix-turn-helix domain-containing protein, producing MESLGSRIKQLRLRAKLNKAALARKVGVSDVTISYWESGAIKQIGHERLVALADALDCSLATLLEGDSAAPLLTLTHTGPLPWEQVQATMMTVPHYLPLKIDWKAPCIMATPGQETDFSPVSAGDLVLLGPTHVFHKAGHYLIQQEQGYVIEHFAKAPSDTTIHAVLLAHWSPA
- a CDS encoding helix-turn-helix domain-containing protein, whose protein sequence is MTAFTNIGLYSPKQAERLIGVEADKIRRWLMPARSTKGPLWEPEPQALGAEDTLSFKDLLELRAVAKFRSHNVSLSVIREALHELSELLQRDYPLINPQLCTDGQKVFLKALEENGETAVIDLVKRQNAFEDVIVPSLRAGIEFNAEGDPVRWHPDPEDPSIVIDPRFAFGKPIVLPSHMPTSTLAQAAEVEGSAEDAARAYDVTQEEVERAVKFEERILSGALLH
- a CDS encoding phosphoethanolamine--lipid A transferase yields the protein MPSLLSLPSKTVDTVWHYRPALSTEQLVLWAVVIFSVFYNVPFWQQAFAGYDLFVAKTWLTFANMFLVMTCLNYLVFVSLALRTLVKSLLTLLFLIAAFVSYFTSYYGTYFDTSMLENVLQTDTNEAQELLTVGLLIHLAIFFGLPTIMIWRVKITPSTWQKAILRRSAYCLASTAILLLAIFLSYQELSSLMRNNKELRYLVTPGNYIVSMAQALSSQHATANTVRSPVGEDARISSQVGDKPRLLVIVVGETLRASNWGLNGYERQTTPKLALQPDVINFSDVSSCGTSTAVSLPCMFSLPGRADYAKSYAQQHESLLDVLAHAGLEVTWLDNQSGCKGVCEGVTTKALAPEDYASLCQDGRCLDEALVQALTTQISGTSTDQVVVLHQLGNHGPSYYQRYPDDYERFVPACTTADLAKCSRDAITNSYDNAILYTDTVLDQVIETLKHQDEYATAMVYLSDHGESLGEKGLYLHGIPYAIAPDEQTHVPMVWWLSSSFSQQQGLDTGCLRQISDQAASHDNLFHSVLGLLDITTDVYQQAEDISQLCQSRVN
- the dusA gene encoding tRNA dihydrouridine(20/20a) synthase DusA — encoded protein: MTKASPADAARLFSVAPMMDWTTRDYRAFARRLTKRTLLYTEMVTTGAILHGTPRERFLGYSDVEHPIALQLGGSDAGELAECAAIAEAWGYDEVNLNVGCPSDRVQNNMIGACLMGYPEKVAAAVEAMQAAVSIPVTVKCRIGIDDQDEDADLARFIEIVANAGCNVFTVHARKAWLQGLSPKQNRDVPPLNYPRVHRLKQSHPELHIGINGGIKTLAECKAQLEHVDSVMVGREAYQNPWLLAGVDEQLFGEAGPARTRLEAANAFRPYIQQRLDEGAKLNHITRHLLGLFQGCPGGRRFRRHLSEHAHKEDAGLRLFDEALSLVREPETETQEALQPAT